A single window of Bordetella genomosp. 11 DNA harbors:
- a CDS encoding efflux RND transporter permease subunit produces the protein MPQFFIDRPIFAWVVALFILLAGLLAIPNMPVSQYPNVAPPAIEITATYPGASAKEVADSVTSLIEDQLNGAKGLLYYESVSDSNGQSTITATFAPGRDPDLAQVDVQNRVANVTAQLPAAVAQQGLQFQQTSTGFLMIVTVSSTDGTMDQTALADYVTRNVKNPVSRVPGVGQFQLFAAPRAMRIWVDPQKLVGYNLSMSDVNRVIAQQNVLISGGNMGGPPNPADQRTTATVIANGQLSTVEGFGNLVLRANTDGSLVRIRDVARVEIGADNYFFGARLNGKPTAAFAIILSPDANALATAKGVREQMAQLSKYFPANIKYDIPYDTAPYVQTSISDVVKTLLEAMVLVFLVMFLFLQNVRYTIIPALVVPVAMMGAFAVMLALGFSINVLTMFAMVLAIGILVDDAIVVVENVERIMASEGLSPKEATARAMPQITGAITGITLVLVSVFLPLAFMGGSVGVIYRQFAVAMAVSIFFSAFLALSFTPALCATILKPVPHDRHEEKRGFFGWFNRRFDRGTHAYQNWVSRILHKGGRMMVIYLVLVLLLGWLYWRMPSSFLPEEDQGYVISNIELPSGSSANRAVDVLEQVEKYFMAQPQVQNIIAVQGFSFNGNGLNAAIAFTTLKDFDERKSRADSAQAVSFRALNNLLMGIHDAMVFTVMPPAISSLGNATGFDFRLQDRSGAGSAALGEATGQLMGLAMKSPVLSQVRISGLGPSAQLSLTIDRQKAAALGVDFDEAATLVSTAVGSALINKFPNFGRMQNVWVQADAPYRMQVEDILNLNARNGSGGMVPLSSFVTAKWGQGPVQIVRYNSYESIRISGDAAPGHTSGEAMLEMEHLMTQLPPGFGYEWNGLSYQEQQAGSQAPILMGLSLLVVFLVLAALYESWAIPLSVMLVVPLGMLGAVGLVGLLGMSNDVYFQVGMVTVIGLAAKNAILIVEFAKDQYARGAGIYEAAIEAARLRFRPILMTSLAFILGVIPLAIATGAGAASQRAVGLGVLGGMLAATPFAVIFVPTFFVVVLGLFKTKPRLLGAEKRAFDEEQAAKRAREGTPPTPATEGEGE, from the coding sequence ATGCCGCAATTTTTTATCGATAGACCGATTTTTGCCTGGGTTGTCGCGCTGTTCATCCTGCTCGCGGGTTTGCTGGCGATCCCGAATATGCCGGTTTCGCAGTACCCCAACGTCGCGCCTCCGGCCATCGAGATCACGGCGACCTATCCCGGTGCATCGGCCAAAGAGGTCGCCGACTCGGTCACCAGCCTCATCGAGGATCAGCTCAACGGCGCCAAGGGATTGCTGTACTACGAATCGGTCAGCGACTCGAACGGACAGTCGACCATCACCGCCACCTTCGCGCCCGGCCGCGATCCGGACCTCGCGCAGGTCGACGTGCAGAACCGCGTCGCCAACGTGACGGCCCAGTTGCCGGCCGCGGTCGCGCAGCAGGGCCTGCAGTTCCAGCAAACCAGTACCGGTTTCCTGATGATCGTGACGGTGTCGTCCACCGATGGCACGATGGACCAGACGGCGCTGGCCGATTACGTCACGCGCAATGTGAAGAACCCTGTGTCGCGCGTGCCCGGCGTGGGCCAGTTCCAGTTGTTCGCCGCGCCGCGTGCCATGCGCATCTGGGTCGATCCGCAGAAGCTGGTGGGCTACAACCTGAGCATGTCGGACGTCAATCGCGTCATCGCGCAGCAGAACGTGCTTATTTCCGGCGGCAATATGGGCGGCCCGCCCAACCCGGCGGACCAGCGCACCACGGCCACCGTGATCGCCAACGGCCAGTTGTCCACCGTCGAAGGCTTCGGCAACCTGGTGCTGCGCGCCAATACCGACGGTTCGCTGGTGCGCATACGCGATGTCGCGCGTGTCGAAATCGGCGCCGACAACTACTTCTTCGGCGCGCGCCTGAACGGCAAACCGACCGCAGCCTTCGCCATCATCCTGTCGCCGGACGCCAATGCGCTTGCCACGGCCAAGGGAGTGCGCGAGCAGATGGCGCAGTTGTCCAAGTACTTCCCCGCCAACATCAAATACGACATCCCCTACGACACCGCGCCGTACGTGCAGACGTCGATCTCCGACGTGGTCAAGACGCTGCTCGAGGCGATGGTGCTGGTGTTCCTGGTGATGTTCCTGTTCCTGCAGAACGTCCGCTACACCATCATCCCGGCCCTGGTCGTGCCGGTGGCCATGATGGGCGCCTTCGCGGTCATGCTGGCGCTGGGATTTTCCATCAACGTGCTGACCATGTTCGCGATGGTGCTGGCGATCGGCATCCTCGTGGACGACGCCATCGTGGTGGTGGAAAACGTCGAGCGGATCATGGCCTCCGAAGGCCTGTCGCCCAAAGAGGCGACGGCGCGCGCGATGCCGCAGATCACCGGGGCCATCACCGGTATTACGCTGGTGCTGGTCAGCGTGTTCCTGCCGCTGGCCTTCATGGGCGGCTCGGTGGGCGTCATCTACCGGCAGTTCGCCGTGGCCATGGCGGTGTCGATCTTCTTCTCGGCTTTCCTGGCGCTGAGCTTCACGCCCGCCTTGTGCGCGACCATCCTGAAGCCGGTGCCGCATGACCGGCACGAGGAAAAGCGCGGCTTTTTCGGCTGGTTCAACCGCCGCTTCGACAGGGGCACGCACGCCTACCAGAACTGGGTATCGCGCATCCTGCACAAGGGCGGCCGGATGATGGTGATCTACCTGGTGCTGGTGCTTCTGCTGGGCTGGCTGTACTGGCGCATGCCGTCATCCTTCCTGCCCGAGGAAGACCAGGGCTACGTGATCAGCAATATCGAGCTGCCGTCCGGTTCCAGCGCCAATCGCGCGGTGGACGTCCTGGAGCAGGTGGAGAAGTACTTCATGGCACAGCCGCAGGTGCAGAACATCATCGCGGTGCAGGGGTTCAGCTTCAACGGCAACGGTTTGAATGCGGCCATCGCCTTCACGACCTTGAAGGATTTCGACGAACGCAAATCGCGAGCGGATTCGGCGCAGGCGGTGTCGTTCCGCGCATTGAACAACCTGTTGATGGGCATCCACGATGCCATGGTGTTCACCGTGATGCCGCCGGCGATTTCTTCGCTGGGCAACGCAACCGGCTTCGATTTCCGGTTGCAGGATCGGTCCGGCGCCGGCTCCGCGGCCCTGGGCGAGGCCACCGGCCAGTTGATGGGGCTGGCCATGAAGAGCCCGGTGCTGTCGCAGGTGCGCATCTCCGGGCTGGGGCCCAGCGCGCAGTTGTCGCTGACCATCGATCGCCAGAAGGCCGCGGCGCTGGGTGTGGATTTCGATGAAGCGGCGACGTTGGTGTCGACCGCGGTCGGCAGCGCGCTGATCAACAAGTTCCCCAACTTCGGCCGCATGCAGAACGTCTGGGTGCAGGCGGACGCGCCCTATCGCATGCAGGTGGAAGACATCCTGAACCTGAACGCGCGCAATGGCAGCGGCGGCATGGTGCCCCTGTCCAGCTTCGTTACGGCGAAGTGGGGCCAGGGGCCTGTGCAGATCGTGCGCTACAACAGCTATGAGTCGATCCGGATTTCGGGCGATGCGGCGCCGGGCCACACCAGCGGCGAAGCCATGCTGGAAATGGAACACCTGATGACGCAGCTGCCGCCGGGCTTCGGCTACGAATGGAACGGCCTGTCCTATCAGGAACAGCAGGCCGGCAGCCAGGCGCCCATCCTGATGGGCCTGTCGCTGCTGGTGGTGTTCCTTGTCTTGGCCGCCCTGTACGAAAGCTGGGCGATTCCCTTGTCGGTGATGCTGGTCGTGCCCCTGGGCATGCTGGGCGCCGTGGGCCTGGTGGGCTTGCTTGGCATGTCCAACGACGTGTACTTCCAGGTCGGCATGGTGACGGTGATCGGCCTGGCGGCAAAGAACGCGATCCTGATCGTCGAGTTCGCCAAGGACCAATACGCGCGCGGCGCCGGTATTTACGAAGCGGCGATCGAAGCCGCCCGACTGCGTTTCCGGCCCATCCTGATGACGTCGCTTGCCTTCATCCTTGGCGTGATTCCGCTGGCCATCGCCACCGGCGCGGGCGCGGCCAGCCAGCGGGCGGTGGGCCTGGGCGTGCTGGGCGGCATGCTGGCGGCCACGCCTTTCGCGGTGATCTTCGTGCCGACTTTCTTCGTCGTGGTGCTGGGGCTGTTCAAGACCAAGCCCAGGCTGCTCGGCGCGGAAAAGCGCGCCTTCGATGAAGAGCAGGCCGCCAAACGGGCAAGGGAAGGCACACCGCCCACCCCCGCCACGGAAGGGGAGGGCGAATGA
- a CDS encoding efflux RND transporter periplasmic adaptor subunit, translated as MAFTAAALLLAGCGERPQLNPGPPQVSVITVQPERAPSVADLPGRVDAVRDAQIRARVTGIIQKIVFQQGGDVKENQLLFKIDPAPYQAAYDQAAAQLKQSQADLFSAKALADRYAPLVKANAVSKQEYDNAVASYRQADAAVAAAKANLQNAAINLGYTKVTSPITGRIGKPLVTEGALVEATSATQMALVQQLDPIYVDFTQSTTDLAALRKAFASGQLQKVGDNAALAEVVLEDGSTYAHKGKLLFTGITVDPTTGQVNLRAEFPNPETVLLPGMYVRVRLTQGVDDKALLVPQQALQRTPDGMQSLMLVKDGKIDQVTVTTGNALNGRWVVTSGLKAGDVVVVEGFQKVRPGAPVKVSQWAPGQGGAPGAPQQAAPQQAPAAGAGAAPDKQPAPAQPAAPQPPAEQKS; from the coding sequence ATGGCCTTCACCGCCGCGGCGCTTCTCCTGGCGGGTTGCGGCGAACGGCCTCAGTTGAATCCAGGTCCGCCGCAAGTCAGCGTCATTACCGTCCAGCCCGAACGCGCACCCAGCGTGGCCGATCTGCCCGGCCGCGTGGACGCCGTGCGGGACGCGCAGATCCGCGCGCGGGTAACCGGCATCATCCAGAAGATCGTTTTCCAGCAGGGCGGCGACGTCAAGGAAAACCAGTTGCTGTTCAAGATCGATCCGGCGCCGTACCAGGCCGCCTACGATCAGGCGGCAGCCCAGCTGAAGCAGTCGCAGGCCGATCTGTTCAGCGCCAAGGCGCTGGCCGATCGCTACGCGCCCCTGGTAAAGGCCAACGCCGTCAGCAAACAGGAATACGACAACGCGGTCGCCAGCTACCGGCAGGCCGACGCCGCGGTGGCGGCCGCCAAGGCGAATCTGCAGAACGCGGCCATCAACCTGGGCTACACCAAGGTGACTTCCCCGATCACCGGCCGCATCGGCAAGCCGCTGGTGACAGAAGGCGCGCTGGTCGAAGCCACGTCCGCGACGCAGATGGCGCTGGTACAGCAGCTCGATCCGATCTACGTCGATTTCACCCAGTCCACCACCGATCTGGCCGCGCTGCGCAAGGCCTTCGCCTCGGGGCAGTTGCAGAAGGTCGGCGATAACGCGGCCTTGGCCGAGGTCGTGCTGGAGGACGGTTCGACGTATGCGCACAAGGGCAAATTGCTGTTTACCGGCATTACCGTGGATCCCACCACGGGGCAGGTGAACCTGCGCGCGGAGTTTCCCAATCCGGAGACCGTGCTGTTGCCCGGTATGTACGTGCGTGTCCGCTTGACGCAGGGTGTCGACGACAAGGCCTTGCTGGTGCCCCAGCAGGCGCTGCAGCGTACGCCGGACGGCATGCAGAGCCTGATGCTGGTGAAGGACGGCAAGATCGACCAGGTCACCGTGACCACGGGCAACGCCCTGAACGGTCGCTGGGTGGTGACCAGCGGACTCAAGGCCGGCGACGTCGTCGTCGTGGAAGGCTTCCAGAAGGTCCGTCCGGGCGCGCCCGTCAAGGTTTCCCAATGGGCCCCAGGCCAAGGCGGCGCGCCCGGCGCCCCGCAGCAGGCCGCGCCGCAACAGGCCCCGGCGGCCGGGGCGGGCGCCGCCCCGGACAAGCAGCCGGCGCCGGCCCAGCCCGCCGCGCCTCAGCCGCCCGCCGAACAGAAGTCGTAA
- a CDS encoding MFS transporter produces MSMTAGFPHASSTSLEHDARLTTADHSKVAPGEIAIGVVIGRASEYFDFFVYGIASVLVFPQVFFPFLTRLEGILAAFVIFSFAFIARPFGTALFMAMQRRWGRAAKLTVALFLLGTATAGIAFLPSYATLGERAIILLAVFRCLQGLATGGAWDGLPSLLALNAPAERRGWYAMLGQLGAPIGFLLAGALFLYLHTNLNADDFSDWGWRYPFYVAFAINVVALFARLRLVVTHEYTRLLEEGELEPIPATTLMRQQGYNIFLGAFAALASYALFHLVTIFPLSWLALQSTQSIDAILSVQVVGAVLGILGTMASGWLADHIGRRNTLGALACLIGVFSLCTPWLLDGGTAAQDAFILIGFCLLGLSYGQASGTVTANFSRRFRYTGAAFTADFAWLFGAAFAPVVALSLSARFGLAAVSVYLLSGVACTLLALRINRSLELQTRD; encoded by the coding sequence ATGTCCATGACTGCAGGATTCCCCCATGCGTCCTCGACTTCGCTCGAGCACGACGCCAGGTTGACTACCGCCGATCATTCCAAGGTCGCGCCCGGAGAAATCGCCATCGGCGTCGTCATCGGCCGAGCATCCGAATATTTCGATTTCTTCGTGTACGGGATTGCCTCGGTACTCGTCTTCCCGCAGGTATTCTTCCCGTTCCTTACGCGGCTCGAAGGCATACTGGCCGCCTTCGTCATATTTTCCTTCGCCTTCATTGCCCGGCCTTTCGGCACGGCCTTGTTCATGGCCATGCAGCGACGCTGGGGCCGGGCGGCCAAGCTGACCGTCGCCTTGTTCCTGCTGGGAACGGCCACCGCCGGCATTGCCTTCCTGCCCAGCTATGCCACCCTGGGCGAACGCGCCATTATATTGCTTGCCGTTTTCCGCTGCCTGCAGGGGCTGGCGACGGGCGGGGCCTGGGATGGGCTGCCGTCGCTGCTGGCCCTGAACGCGCCGGCCGAGCGGCGCGGCTGGTACGCCATGCTGGGCCAGTTGGGCGCGCCCATCGGGTTCCTGCTGGCGGGCGCCCTGTTCCTGTATCTGCATACCAACCTGAACGCGGACGACTTTTCCGACTGGGGCTGGCGCTACCCCTTCTACGTGGCCTTCGCCATCAACGTCGTGGCCCTGTTCGCCCGGCTGCGCCTGGTGGTCACCCACGAATACACCCGGCTCCTGGAGGAAGGGGAACTGGAACCCATCCCGGCCACCACGCTGATGCGGCAGCAGGGTTACAACATTTTCCTGGGGGCCTTCGCGGCGCTGGCCAGCTATGCGCTGTTCCACTTGGTAACCATCTTCCCGCTGTCCTGGCTGGCCTTGCAGTCCACGCAGTCCATCGACGCCATCCTCAGCGTCCAGGTGGTCGGGGCCGTACTCGGCATCCTGGGCACGATGGCCTCCGGCTGGCTGGCGGACCATATCGGCCGCCGCAATACCCTCGGGGCGCTGGCCTGCCTGATCGGCGTATTCAGCCTGTGCACGCCCTGGCTGCTGGATGGCGGGACGGCCGCCCAGGATGCCTTCATCCTGATCGGCTTCTGCCTGCTGGGCCTGTCGTATGGCCAGGCATCCGGCACCGTGACCGCCAATTTCAGCCGGCGTTTCCGCTACACGGGCGCGGCGTTCACGGCCGATTTCGCCTGGCTGTTCGGCGCGGCCTTCGCGCCGGTCGTCGCCTTGAGCCTGTCGGCGCGCTTCGGCCTGGCGGCGGTCAGCGTTTATCTGTTGTCCGGCGTCGCCTGCACGCTGCTGGCGCTGCGGATCAACCGATCGCTGGAATTGCAGACGCGGGATTGA
- the cyoA gene encoding ubiquinol oxidase subunit II: MSSSKLPRRLILFPLLVLTALLGGCKAVVLSPSGDIAMQQRDLIIISTMLMLIIIIPVIILTLVFAWRYRASNTNAKYDPEWHHSTVVELVVWSAPLLIIIALGALTWVTTHRLDPYRPLDRIAEGHELPTNVKPLTVEVVALDWKWLFIYPEEGLATVNELVAPVNRPIQFKITSSTMMNSFFIPALAGQVYAMAGMETKLHAVINHAGVYEGFSANYSGAGFSDMRFKFYGMNPADFDNWVQQTREGGGDLTRAVYLKLEQPSEKEPVHRYAKVDADLYDAILNRCVESNRMCLKDMMAIDEQGGLGKSGTYNLATNASTRVRLGLAEMPARNYVGAVCTPANPTGTGVLDNRVPL, translated from the coding sequence ATGTCATCCTCCAAGCTCCCCCGCCGACTTATCCTGTTCCCCCTCCTTGTCCTCACCGCCCTTCTTGGCGGGTGTAAGGCGGTGGTTCTGTCCCCGTCCGGCGATATCGCAATGCAGCAACGCGATCTGATCATCATCTCCACCATGTTGATGCTGATCATCATCATCCCCGTCATCATCCTGACCCTGGTCTTCGCCTGGCGTTACCGCGCCTCGAACACCAACGCCAAATACGATCCGGAATGGCACCATTCCACGGTGGTCGAACTGGTCGTCTGGTCGGCCCCCCTGCTCATCATCATCGCGCTGGGTGCCCTGACCTGGGTCACCACGCATCGGCTGGACCCATACCGCCCGCTGGACCGCATCGCCGAAGGCCACGAATTGCCGACCAACGTCAAGCCGCTCACCGTCGAAGTGGTGGCCCTGGACTGGAAATGGCTGTTCATCTATCCAGAGGAAGGCCTGGCCACCGTGAACGAGCTGGTCGCGCCGGTCAACCGGCCGATCCAGTTCAAGATCACGTCGTCGACGATGATGAACTCCTTCTTCATTCCCGCGCTGGCGGGACAGGTCTATGCCATGGCCGGCATGGAAACCAAGCTGCATGCGGTCATCAACCACGCAGGCGTCTATGAAGGTTTCTCCGCCAACTACAGCGGCGCCGGTTTTTCGGACATGCGCTTCAAGTTCTACGGCATGAACCCCGCCGATTTCGACAACTGGGTCCAGCAGACGCGCGAAGGCGGCGGCGACCTGACCCGCGCGGTCTACCTGAAGCTGGAGCAACCCAGCGAGAAAGAGCCCGTGCACCGCTATGCGAAGGTGGACGCGGACCTGTACGACGCCATCCTGAACCGCTGTGTCGAGTCGAACCGCATGTGCCTGAAAGACATGATGGCCATCGACGAGCAAGGCGGCCTGGGCAAGTCCGGCACGTATAACCTCGCCACCAATGCTTCGACCCGCGTGCGCCTCGGCCTGGCCGAGATGCCCGCCCGCAATTACGTCGGCGCGGTCTGCACGCCCGCCAATCCCACCGGGACCGGCGTGCTGGACAACCGCGTACCGCTTTAA
- the cyoB gene encoding cytochrome o ubiquinol oxidase subunit I: MFENLDLHKLLLGRLSLEAIPYHEPILVVTFIFVAIGGLALLGALTYYRCWGPLWRDWFTSIDHKKIGIMYIVLAIVMLLRGFSDAIMMRLQQAIAFGDSAGYLPPHHYDQIFTAHGVIMIFFVAMPLVTGLMNYVVPLQIGARDVAFPFLNNFSFWMTVGGAVLTMTSLFVGEFARTGWLAYPPLSGILQSPDVGVDYYIWGLQVAGLGTLLSGINLMVTIVKMRAPGMGMMKMPIFTWTALCTNVLIVAAFPILTAVLALLTLDRYVGTNFFTNDFGGNPMMYVNLIWIWGHPEVYILILPAFGVFSEVVSTYSGKRLFGYASMVYATVVITVLSYLVWLHHFFTMGSGASVNSFFGITTMIISIPTGAKIFNWLFTMYRGRIRFDVPMLWTVGFMVTFVIGGMTGVMLAVPPADFVLHNSLFLIAHFHNVIIGGVVFGMFAGINYWFPKAFGFKLDEFWGKCSFWFWLVGFWVAFMPLYVLGLMGVTRRMNHFDDPSLQIWFVIAAFGALLIAFGIASFLIQIYVSIRRREQLRDVTGDPWNGRTLEWSTSSPPPAYNFAFTPQIHEGDAWWQMKQRGAQRPTEGFIPIHMPKNTAAGIILAGLSTVFGFGMIWHMWLLVIVSFVAVLAVAIGHTFNYKRDYYIPADEVVRVEAERTRLLANHV, encoded by the coding sequence ATGTTTGAGAACCTAGACCTGCATAAGCTATTACTTGGCCGCCTATCGCTAGAGGCCATCCCCTACCACGAACCGATCCTGGTGGTGACGTTCATCTTCGTCGCCATCGGCGGCCTCGCGCTGCTGGGCGCGTTGACGTACTACCGCTGCTGGGGCCCGCTGTGGCGAGACTGGTTCACCAGCATCGACCACAAGAAGATCGGCATCATGTACATCGTGCTGGCGATCGTCATGCTGCTGCGCGGCTTCTCCGACGCGATCATGATGCGGCTGCAGCAGGCCATCGCCTTCGGCGATTCGGCCGGATACCTGCCGCCCCACCACTACGATCAGATCTTCACGGCGCATGGCGTCATCATGATCTTCTTCGTGGCGATGCCCCTGGTCACGGGTCTGATGAACTACGTCGTGCCGCTGCAGATCGGCGCGCGCGACGTCGCCTTTCCCTTCCTGAACAACTTCAGCTTCTGGATGACCGTGGGCGGCGCCGTGCTGACGATGACTTCGCTGTTCGTCGGCGAATTCGCGCGCACGGGCTGGCTGGCGTATCCGCCGCTATCGGGCATATTGCAAAGTCCGGATGTGGGGGTGGATTACTACATCTGGGGATTGCAGGTGGCCGGCCTGGGGACACTGCTATCGGGCATCAACCTGATGGTCACCATCGTGAAGATGCGCGCCCCCGGCATGGGCATGATGAAGATGCCCATCTTCACCTGGACGGCGCTGTGCACCAACGTCCTGATCGTCGCCGCCTTCCCCATCCTGACCGCGGTGCTGGCCCTGCTGACGCTGGACCGCTACGTCGGCACGAACTTCTTCACGAACGACTTCGGCGGCAACCCGATGATGTACGTGAACCTGATCTGGATCTGGGGCCACCCGGAGGTGTACATCCTGATCCTGCCGGCGTTCGGCGTGTTCTCCGAAGTCGTGTCCACGTATAGCGGCAAGCGCCTGTTCGGCTATGCCTCGATGGTGTACGCGACGGTCGTGATCACCGTGCTGTCGTACCTGGTGTGGCTGCACCACTTCTTCACCATGGGTTCGGGGGCGAGCGTCAACTCGTTCTTCGGCATCACGACAATGATCATCTCCATCCCGACCGGGGCGAAGATCTTCAACTGGCTGTTCACCATGTATCGCGGCCGCATCCGTTTCGACGTGCCGATGCTGTGGACGGTGGGCTTCATGGTGACCTTCGTCATCGGCGGCATGACCGGCGTGATGCTGGCCGTCCCGCCCGCCGACTTCGTGCTGCACAACAGCCTGTTCCTGATCGCGCACTTCCACAACGTCATCATCGGCGGCGTGGTGTTCGGCATGTTCGCCGGCATCAACTACTGGTTCCCCAAGGCCTTCGGCTTCAAGCTGGACGAATTCTGGGGCAAGTGCTCGTTCTGGTTCTGGCTGGTGGGCTTCTGGGTCGCCTTCATGCCGCTGTACGTCCTGGGCCTGATGGGCGTGACGCGCCGCATGAACCACTTCGACGATCCGTCGCTGCAGATCTGGTTCGTCATCGCCGCCTTCGGCGCCCTGCTGATCGCCTTCGGCATCGCCAGCTTCCTGATCCAGATCTACGTCAGCATCCGCCGCCGCGAACAGCTGCGCGATGTGACGGGCGATCCCTGGAACGGCCGCACGCTGGAATGGTCCACGTCGTCGCCCCCGCCCGCCTATAACTTCGCCTTCACCCCGCAGATCCATGAGGGCGACGCGTGGTGGCAGATGAAGCAGCGCGGCGCCCAGCGGCCGACGGAAGGGTTCATCCCCATCCACATGCCCAAGAATACGGCCGCGGGCATCATCCTGGCCGGCCTGAGCACCGTCTTCGGCTTCGGCATGATCTGGCACATGTGGCTGCTGGTGATCGTATCGTTCGTCGCCGTCCTGGCGGTGGCGATCGGCCACACCTTCAACTACAAGCGCGATTACTACATCCCCGCGGACGAAGTCGTTCGCGTCGAAGCCGAGCGTACCCGTCTGCTAGCAAACCATGTCTAA
- the cyoC gene encoding cytochrome o ubiquinol oxidase subunit III: MSKTTVLTQPGGAASPEALSFYLTEEHHPKNGTLLGFWVYLMSDCLIFASLFAVYGVLGRSYAAGPSGADLFDLPLVALNTSMLLLSSITYGFAMLEMNRNRVGATQFWLLITGLFGAAFIGLELYEFAHLIHEGNGPTRSAFLSSFFTLVGTHGLHVTSGIIWLITLMVQVGRFGLTAANKRRLMCLSMFWHFLDVVWIGVFTFVYLMGVLP; encoded by the coding sequence ATGTCTAAAACCACCGTCCTCACGCAACCCGGCGGCGCGGCGTCGCCGGAAGCCCTCAGCTTTTACCTGACTGAGGAGCACCACCCGAAGAACGGCACACTGCTGGGCTTCTGGGTTTACCTGATGAGCGATTGCCTCATCTTCGCCAGCCTGTTCGCGGTCTACGGCGTGCTGGGCCGCAGCTATGCGGCCGGGCCGTCGGGCGCCGACCTGTTCGACCTGCCGCTGGTGGCGTTGAACACCTCCATGCTGCTGTTGTCGTCCATCACCTATGGCTTCGCCATGCTGGAGATGAACCGCAACCGCGTGGGCGCCACGCAGTTCTGGCTGCTGATCACCGGCCTGTTCGGCGCCGCGTTCATCGGCCTGGAACTGTACGAGTTCGCGCACCTGATCCACGAAGGCAACGGTCCGACCCGCAGCGCCTTCCTGTCGTCCTTCTTCACCCTGGTGGGCACGCACGGCCTGCACGTCACCAGCGGCATCATCTGGCTGATCACGCTGATGGTGCAGGTCGGCCGCTTCGGCCTGACCGCCGCCAACAAGCGCCGCCTGATGTGCCTGTCGATGTTCTGGCACTTCCTGGACGTCGTCTGGATCGGCGTGTTCACCTTTGTCTATCTGATGGGAGTGCTGCCATGA
- the cyoD gene encoding cytochrome o ubiquinol oxidase subunit IV: MSTHNGTLAHGDHNHGHDHHDDHDDGAAHGTFKGYMTGFILSVILTAIPFWVVMGKVFDQSSTTAMVILGLAAVQIVVHMVYFLHMNTRSEGGWTMLALIFTVVIVVITLAGSLWVMYHLNVNMMPSMTDMKNMP; this comes from the coding sequence ATGAGCACGCATAACGGTACGCTGGCCCATGGCGATCACAACCATGGCCACGATCATCACGACGACCATGACGACGGCGCCGCGCACGGCACCTTCAAGGGGTACATGACCGGCTTCATCCTGTCGGTCATCCTGACGGCCATTCCGTTCTGGGTGGTCATGGGCAAGGTCTTCGATCAGTCCAGCACGACCGCCATGGTCATCCTGGGCCTGGCCGCGGTGCAGATCGTGGTGCACATGGTCTACTTCCTGCACATGAACACCCGGTCCGAAGGCGGCTGGACCATGCTGGCCCTGATCTTCACCGTGGTGATCGTCGTCATCACCCTGGCCGGATCGCTCTGGGTCATGTATCACCTGAACGTGAACATGATGCCGTCGATGACCGACATGAAGAACATGCCTTAA
- a CDS encoding SURF1 family protein: protein MQPETPSTARLDAETGVRRRPAALLCMAVVAVLLFAGFCALGTWQVYRRAWKLDLIARVDQRVHAPAMPAPERGRWPAVSTDTDEYRHVSLTGRYEYGKETLTQASTELGSGYWVITPLRRDDGSTVLVNRGFVPGDRRDRIAHPQPGEAVTVTGLLRITEPGGGFLRHNDPAANRWYSRDVQAIASARGLSDTAPYFVDAAAAPAAAPDTWPRGGMTVIAFHNSHLVYAITWYALALMVAGAAFYVVRDERRQRQPRAPRGR, encoded by the coding sequence ATGCAGCCCGAGACCCCATCCACCGCCCGGCTGGACGCCGAAACCGGCGTCCGGCGCCGCCCCGCAGCACTGCTCTGCATGGCGGTCGTGGCGGTGTTGCTTTTTGCGGGCTTCTGCGCGCTGGGCACCTGGCAGGTATACCGGCGTGCATGGAAGCTCGATCTGATCGCCCGCGTGGACCAGCGCGTCCATGCGCCCGCGATGCCCGCGCCGGAGCGCGGCCGCTGGCCGGCCGTCAGCACCGATACCGACGAATACCGTCATGTTTCCCTGACGGGTCGCTACGAATACGGCAAGGAAACCCTGACACAGGCCAGCACGGAACTCGGTAGCGGCTACTGGGTGATCACTCCCCTGCGACGCGACGACGGCAGCACGGTGCTGGTCAATCGCGGTTTCGTGCCGGGCGACCGGCGCGACCGCATCGCCCATCCCCAACCCGGCGAGGCCGTCACGGTAACCGGCCTGCTGCGCATCACCGAACCGGGCGGCGGCTTTCTGCGCCACAACGACCCCGCGGCCAATCGCTGGTATTCGCGGGACGTGCAGGCGATCGCGTCGGCGCGCGGGCTGTCCGACACGGCGCCCTATTTCGTCGACGCCGCGGCTGCCCCGGCAGCCGCACCGGATACCTGGCCCCGGGGCGGAATGACGGTCATCGCCTTCCACAACAGCCACCTGGTCTATGCCATCACCTGGTACGCGCTGGCGCTGATGGTGGCCGGCGCGGCGTTCTACGTCGTCCGCGACGAACGACGGCAGCGGCAGCCCCGGGCGCCGCGCGGCCGATGA